Proteins encoded together in one Maricaulis maris window:
- a CDS encoding flagellar protein FlaG codes for MAETVFNPRSAPLAPIAESRDISTDRPREGVRRVEPVQDADRSAATGNRPEQSSADLERLAAEALGNSRLKILQDDKSGEYIYLLVDQDTGETVRRWPPEKHGDLMEFLRTRSAGLIDQRA; via the coding sequence ATGGCAGAAACGGTGTTCAATCCGAGATCTGCTCCCCTGGCACCCATCGCCGAGAGCAGAGACATTTCAACTGACCGTCCACGCGAAGGCGTGCGGCGGGTAGAGCCTGTTCAGGACGCCGACCGTTCGGCTGCGACGGGCAACCGGCCCGAACAGTCGTCCGCAGACCTCGAGCGTCTGGCGGCCGAGGCCTTGGGCAACTCGCGCCTGAAGATCCTCCAGGATGATAAGTCGGGCGAGTACATCTACCTCCTGGTCGACCAGGATACCGGCGAAACCGTTCGCCGCTGGCCGCCGGAAAAGCACGGCGATCTGATGGAATTCCTCCGCACGCGCAGTGCCGGGCTGATCGATCAGCGGGCCTAG
- a CDS encoding flagellin, which produces MATINTNAGAMVALQNLNQTNRDMEQVQNRINTGLAIASAKDNGGVYAIAQKMRSDVAGYGAVGQSLDLAASTTDVALAAGEAIGDILIEMKEKALAGSDNSLDTASRTALNEDFKALRDQVTTIVSNAEFNGTNLINGSVTSISALANADGSNTITISDQNFSLAGGVVTVAAAASFASAGDASTLVATIETSLDNLNASLAKLGTASKSLEIHKGFVGKLSDALEKGIGNLVDADLAKESARLQSLQVKQQLGVQALSIANSAPSTILGYFR; this is translated from the coding sequence ATGGCTACAATCAACACCAATGCCGGCGCCATGGTTGCGCTGCAGAACCTCAACCAGACCAACCGTGACATGGAGCAGGTCCAGAACCGCATCAACACCGGTCTGGCTATTGCATCCGCCAAGGATAATGGCGGCGTCTACGCGATCGCCCAGAAAATGCGTTCGGACGTTGCCGGGTATGGCGCTGTCGGCCAATCGCTGGATCTGGCCGCGTCGACCACGGACGTGGCTCTGGCAGCCGGTGAGGCCATCGGCGACATCCTGATCGAGATGAAGGAAAAGGCGCTCGCCGGGTCCGACAATTCGCTCGACACGGCCTCGCGCACCGCGCTCAACGAGGACTTCAAGGCCCTCCGCGACCAGGTGACCACGATCGTCTCCAATGCCGAGTTCAACGGCACGAACCTGATTAATGGTTCGGTCACCTCGATCTCGGCCCTGGCCAATGCTGACGGTTCCAACACGATCACCATTTCCGACCAGAACTTCTCTCTGGCTGGTGGCGTCGTGACGGTCGCCGCAGCGGCGTCCTTCGCCTCGGCTGGCGATGCGTCCACGCTCGTCGCCACGATCGAAACCTCTCTCGACAACCTGAACGCTTCGCTGGCCAAGCTCGGCACCGCGTCCAAGTCGCTGGAGATCCACAAGGGTTTCGTCGGCAAGCTGTCTGACGCCCTGGAAAAGGGTATCGGCAACCTGGTCGATGCAGACCTGGCCAAAGAGAGCGCGCGTCTTCAGTCCCTGCAGGTCAAGCAACAGCTTGGCGTTCAGGCTCTGTCGATCGCCAACTCGGCGCCCAGCACGATCCTGGGTTACTTCCGTTAA
- a CDS encoding flagellin — protein sequence MALSVNTNAGAMIALQNLNKTNMDMNEVQNRINTGLEIASAKDNGGVYAVAQRMRSQVNGYGVVGQSLDLATSVTDVALAAGEAISDILIEMKEKALAASDATLDASSRTALNEDFKALRDQIATITSNAEFNGTNLINGTVTSVSALANSDGSNTITISDQNFTLGGGVVTVAATSSFASAGDASTLVTTIGTSLDNLSTALAKLGTASKSLEIHKNFTTKLSDALEVGIGNLVDADLAKESARLQSLQVKQQLGVQALSIANQAPQTILSFFG from the coding sequence ATGGCACTTTCTGTCAACACCAACGCTGGGGCGATGATTGCCCTGCAGAATCTGAACAAGACGAACATGGACATGAACGAGGTTCAGAATCGCATCAACACAGGCCTGGAAATTGCCAGTGCGAAGGATAATGGCGGCGTGTACGCCGTCGCCCAACGCATGCGCTCCCAGGTCAATGGTTATGGTGTGGTCGGGCAAAGCCTGGACCTCGCGACGTCTGTCACCGATGTGGCTCTGGCTGCCGGTGAGGCAATTTCGGATATCCTGATCGAGATGAAGGAGAAGGCGCTCGCGGCATCTGATGCAACGCTTGATGCGTCCTCGCGGACGGCCCTGAACGAAGACTTCAAGGCCCTGCGGGATCAGATCGCCACGATTACCTCCAATGCTGAGTTCAACGGCACAAACCTGATCAACGGGACTGTGACCTCTGTCTCGGCTCTGGCCAACTCTGACGGCTCCAACACGATCACCATTTCCGACCAGAACTTTACTCTGGGCGGTGGTGTCGTGACGGTGGCTGCGACGAGTTCCTTCGCATCGGCAGGAGACGCGTCGACACTTGTGACGACGATCGGAACGTCTCTCGACAATCTGAGTACGGCTCTGGCAAAGCTCGGAACTGCTTCGAAGTCCTTGGAAATTCACAAGAACTTCACGACGAAGCTGTCCGACGCGCTGGAAGTCGGAATTGGCAATCTGGTCGACGCCGACCTGGCCAAGGAAAGTGCACGGCTCCAGTCGCTGCAAGTCAAGCAGCAGCTGGGTGTCCAGGCACTCTCCATCGCCAACCAGGCTCCGCAGACCATTCTGTCGTTCTTCGGCTAA
- the flaF gene encoding flagellar biosynthesis regulator FlaF codes for MSFQAYQKTAARAEDPRATEYRLFAQVTRSLMNAKTLPMESVRERAQAIDWNRRVWSNLALDCASQDNKLPESLRAAIISLSIFVYKHGSFAMRNPDAIDDLVDINRTVMQGLMPQANASAEQAAG; via the coding sequence ATGTCCTTCCAAGCTTATCAGAAGACCGCGGCACGCGCGGAAGATCCGCGCGCGACCGAATACCGGCTTTTCGCCCAGGTAACGCGCTCGCTCATGAACGCCAAGACCCTGCCCATGGAATCGGTTCGAGAACGTGCGCAGGCGATCGACTGGAACCGCCGCGTCTGGAGCAATCTGGCGCTGGATTGTGCGAGCCAGGACAACAAGCTGCCCGAGTCCTTGCGGGCCGCCATCATCTCGCTGTCAATCTTCGTGTACAAGCATGGCAGCTTCGCCATGCGCAATCCGGACGCCATCGACGATCTGGTTGATATCAACCGGACCGTGATGCAGGGGCTCATGCCCCAGGCCAATGCCAGCGCGGAGCAGGCCGCGGGGTAA
- the flbT gene encoding flagellar biosynthesis repressor FlbT — protein sequence MPLKISLKPGEKFVLNGAVIENGDRRANLVLQNKASVLREKDILHAADVDTPVKRIYFPIMMMYLSDKNDDKLYDEFVLRMNEFMGVVSDPGTLGLCVNVSRDVMAGEHYKALLGCRKLMTYEAERLS from the coding sequence ATGCCGCTCAAAATCTCGCTCAAACCCGGCGAGAAGTTTGTCCTGAACGGAGCCGTCATCGAGAATGGCGACCGTCGGGCCAATCTTGTGCTGCAGAACAAGGCGTCTGTTCTCCGAGAGAAAGACATCCTGCACGCCGCGGACGTCGATACGCCCGTCAAGCGCATCTATTTCCCGATCATGATGATGTATCTGTCCGACAAGAATGACGACAAGCTCTATGACGAATTCGTGCTTCGCATGAACGAGTTCATGGGCGTCGTCTCGGATCCCGGCACCCTCGGCCTGTGCGTCAATGTCAGCCGCGATGTGATGGCCGGCGAGCACTACAAGGCGCTTCTGGGCTGCCGCAAACTGATGACCTATGAAGCCGAGAGACTGAGCTGA
- a CDS encoding tetratricopeptide repeat protein: MQDATALDLDAEISAEAETEKNETRDAVPIGAQAIRVDAHVDRIPADRRRVFQKVAALAKRAMKTSAEGDNVAAARLAHKAYLLAPDMALTNHVLGLMLYNLGRLSRALDFFETAWKIDPNDAEIYQKLGLVAWKLNMLEAAEKFYRLQYKLAPTAVDAAINLGGVLRDGGKFEEAIEILRTAIYAHQENYELWNSMGTVINDSGDPVQARTFYEEALRLKPDYGRAHNNMANIHELLGEPELAIPHFDAALKDPADPMEEATMRHGRSMVLLAAGRIEEGWAANESRLDPNRAQATLFTMKIPFWDGTDPEQLRGKTLLLVGEQGLGDEVIFMNVVNDLLEAVGPEGELRIACEYRLMPLVKRSFPAAVVGHHMSANIEGRDVRVVKELEDGADFWTPMATPLRGLRKSLESFPDEAGFLVADPELQAGFRAQIAGFGSGLKVGILWKSLNMNARRSRFFSAFDAWEGVLNTPGVDFINLQYGKVDDELALARERFGVTVHQPTDIDLKMDLDKVAAYASACDLVLGPMNATSNLAAACGGKVWFIHARSSTWTLLGTDRQHWYPQTRSFFGTGFQDWDNTMARVASELAALAGRPG, translated from the coding sequence ATGCAGGATGCGACCGCTCTCGACCTTGATGCGGAGATCTCCGCCGAGGCCGAAACCGAGAAGAACGAAACCCGCGACGCGGTGCCGATCGGCGCCCAGGCCATTCGTGTGGATGCGCATGTTGATCGCATCCCGGCCGACCGGCGTCGGGTCTTCCAGAAAGTCGCAGCGCTGGCAAAGCGCGCCATGAAAACGTCTGCCGAGGGTGACAATGTTGCCGCGGCCCGCCTTGCCCACAAGGCGTACCTGCTGGCCCCGGACATGGCCCTGACCAACCATGTGCTCGGCCTGATGCTCTATAATCTCGGCCGCTTGTCGCGGGCCCTCGATTTCTTCGAGACAGCCTGGAAGATCGATCCCAACGACGCCGAGATCTACCAGAAGCTCGGACTGGTCGCCTGGAAGCTGAACATGCTGGAGGCGGCCGAGAAATTCTACCGCCTGCAATACAAGCTCGCCCCGACAGCGGTTGATGCCGCGATCAACCTGGGCGGCGTGCTGCGCGATGGCGGCAAGTTCGAGGAAGCCATCGAGATCCTGCGGACCGCCATTTATGCCCACCAGGAGAATTACGAGCTCTGGAACTCGATGGGCACCGTCATCAATGACAGCGGGGATCCGGTCCAGGCGCGCACCTTCTACGAGGAAGCCTTGCGCCTGAAGCCCGACTATGGCCGGGCCCACAACAACATGGCCAATATCCACGAGCTTCTGGGCGAGCCCGAACTCGCCATTCCGCACTTTGATGCCGCCCTCAAGGATCCCGCTGATCCAATGGAAGAGGCCACCATGCGGCATGGCCGGTCGATGGTTCTTCTTGCCGCCGGCCGTATCGAGGAAGGCTGGGCGGCCAATGAGAGCCGCCTCGACCCGAACCGGGCCCAGGCGACCTTGTTCACGATGAAGATTCCCTTCTGGGACGGGACTGATCCGGAGCAGCTGCGCGGCAAGACCCTGCTGCTTGTCGGCGAACAGGGCCTCGGCGACGAAGTCATCTTCATGAATGTGGTCAACGACCTGCTCGAGGCTGTCGGTCCCGAAGGCGAGCTGCGCATCGCCTGCGAATACCGCCTGATGCCGCTGGTCAAACGCTCCTTCCCCGCGGCCGTGGTCGGCCATCACATGTCCGCAAACATCGAGGGCCGTGACGTCCGGGTTGTGAAGGAGCTGGAGGATGGCGCTGATTTCTGGACGCCGATGGCGACGCCATTGCGCGGCCTCCGCAAGAGCCTCGAGTCCTTCCCGGACGAGGCCGGTTTCCTGGTCGCCGATCCCGAGCTGCAGGCGGGCTTCCGCGCCCAGATCGCCGGCTTCGGCAGCGGCCTGAAAGTCGGCATCCTGTGGAAGTCCCTCAACATGAATGCCCGGCGCTCACGCTTCTTCTCCGCCTTTGATGCCTGGGAGGGCGTCCTCAATACGCCGGGTGTCGACTTCATCAACCTGCAATACGGCAAGGTCGACGACGAGCTGGCGCTGGCCCGGGAACGCTTCGGTGTCACCGTGCACCAGCCGACCGACATCGATCTCAAGATGGATCTCGACAAGGTCGCGGCCTACGCCTCGGCCTGTGACCTCGTGCTCGGACCGATGAACGCAACCTCCAACCTCGCCGCTGCCTGTGGCGGCAAGGTCTGGTTCATCCATGCGCGGTCCTCGACCTGGACCCTGCTCGGCACCGATCGGCAGCACTGGTACCCGCAGACCCGGTCCTTCTTCGGCACCGGCTTCCAGGACTGGGACAACACCATGGCCCGTGTCGCCAGCGAGCTGGCAGCCCTGGCCGGCAGGCCGGGCTGA
- a CDS encoding sulfotransferase family protein — protein MTRTTKTASSGATGRTGVETAGAGQVWPNFLVIGAPKSGTTSLYHYLSQHPDVFLSKVRKEGRFFSGVGDGSVYWPDFYHFDTAPDVSDYQALFADHDGQARIGDVSPDYYAYASIAARRVVTYCGNETRIIAILRNPVDRTYSHYLQNVRRDAEFYSFEQALADEPRRIAANWGFQWLYADTGRYADRLRQYRDRFDSMLILLQDELDQDGPGTVRRIFEFLGIDAEVPVTVEQRYNTGGIPRSKMSILDGAHDHRVGESFETLHAELVAPVSGVSGATSADGVYPPIDDSKVSIPPMAEATRASLQARFEPEIVALEDLLGRSLDLWRPA, from the coding sequence ATGACCCGCACGACGAAGACTGCGAGCAGCGGCGCAACAGGCCGGACAGGCGTCGAGACCGCCGGCGCGGGCCAGGTCTGGCCGAACTTCCTCGTCATCGGCGCGCCCAAATCCGGCACCACCTCGCTCTATCACTACCTGAGCCAGCATCCCGATGTCTTCCTGTCGAAGGTGCGCAAGGAAGGCCGCTTCTTTTCCGGTGTCGGTGACGGCTCGGTCTATTGGCCTGACTTCTATCATTTCGACACGGCGCCCGATGTCAGCGATTACCAGGCCCTGTTTGCCGACCATGACGGCCAGGCGCGGATCGGTGATGTCTCGCCGGACTATTACGCCTACGCATCGATCGCGGCGCGCCGGGTGGTGACCTATTGCGGCAACGAGACCCGGATCATCGCCATCCTGCGCAATCCGGTCGACCGGACCTATTCGCACTATCTCCAGAATGTCCGCCGTGACGCCGAGTTCTACTCCTTCGAACAGGCCCTCGCCGATGAACCGCGACGGATCGCGGCCAATTGGGGCTTCCAGTGGCTCTATGCCGATACCGGTCGCTATGCCGACCGGCTGCGCCAATATCGTGACCGCTTCGACTCCATGCTGATCCTGCTGCAGGACGAACTCGATCAGGACGGACCGGGCACGGTGCGCCGCATCTTCGAGTTTCTCGGCATCGATGCCGAGGTCCCGGTGACCGTCGAGCAGCGCTACAATACCGGCGGCATTCCGCGCTCCAAGATGAGCATTCTGGACGGCGCCCATGATCACCGCGTCGGGGAAAGCTTCGAGACGCTCCATGCCGAGCTGGTGGCTCCGGTCAGTGGCGTCTCAGGCGCGACCAGCGCCGACGGGGTCTATCCACCGATTGATGACAGCAAGGTCTCCATCCCGCCGATGGCGGAGGCGACCCGCGCCAGCCTGCAGGCAAGGTTCGAGCCGGAGATTGTCGCGCTCGAGGACCTGCTCGGTCGATCGCTCGACCTGTGGCGGCCGGCATGA
- a CDS encoding cytidylyltransferase domain-containing protein, giving the protein MTRTVAVIQARTGSNRLPGKVLEPLHDDVSLLAYQCRHLRRIDGVDELVIATTTNPDDDAVVALADREGIRAFRGSEEDVLSRFLLVADRTDARTLVRITSDSPFRDPQVIARCVAGHVAETADYTRPSADHLPKGLRAEVVETAILRQLDAAPETTLRDREHVTVFIRDHLDRFRCHTVDFPEALRRPDFDVSVDTIEDLALVRALYNALTERGWPVDTAHLCRLYDETHVLKSIITNLAL; this is encoded by the coding sequence GTGACCCGAACCGTTGCCGTCATCCAGGCCCGCACCGGCTCCAACCGGCTGCCGGGAAAGGTCCTGGAACCGCTGCATGACGATGTCTCGTTGCTGGCCTATCAGTGCCGCCATCTGCGCCGGATCGACGGCGTCGACGAACTGGTCATCGCCACCACCACCAATCCGGACGATGACGCGGTTGTCGCACTGGCCGACCGCGAGGGCATCCGCGCCTTTCGCGGATCGGAGGAGGATGTGCTGTCGCGCTTCCTGCTGGTCGCCGACCGGACCGACGCCAGGACGCTGGTCCGCATTACCTCCGACAGCCCGTTTCGCGACCCGCAGGTGATCGCCCGCTGTGTCGCCGGACATGTCGCCGAAACGGCAGACTATACCCGCCCCAGCGCCGACCACCTGCCCAAGGGCCTGCGCGCCGAGGTCGTCGAGACCGCCATCCTGCGCCAGCTCGACGCGGCGCCGGAGACAACCCTGCGCGACCGGGAACATGTGACCGTCTTCATCCGCGACCATCTCGACCGCTTCCGCTGCCATACCGTCGATTTCCCGGAAGCCTTGCGGCGTCCCGATTTCGACGTATCGGTCGACACGATCGAGGATCTCGCCCTCGTCCGGGCTCTTTACAATGCCCTCACCGAGCGCGGCTGGCCGGTCGATACTGCGCATTTGTGCCGGCTGTACGACGAGACCCACGTCCTGAAATCCATCATCACCAACCTGGCCCTCTGA
- a CDS encoding N-acetylneuraminate synthase family protein, which yields MTHIDVIAEIGSNHGGDLDEAKRYIAACAKAGADVVKFQTLTREGLIARFVKDGDGKVVENPKFAGFGNAGLPDDWHAPLKACAEDNGVEFMSTPFSLDAVALMESLGIKRYKIASGDLTFTPLLEALGATGKPLILSTGASYLDEVATAVGTLSRAGCTDLTVLHCAASYPPAWDDLNLSAITTLRATLGLPVGLSDHSPGAMAPIAAAALGAVLIEKHVTFDRTTPGPDHPFAMEMDELAAMIADLRHLELALGDGIKKPAASEIHRRRNLRRGRYDATTGKPDDQGRDWLRPQHAPDERAEF from the coding sequence ATGACCCACATTGATGTGATCGCCGAAATCGGCTCCAACCATGGCGGCGACCTCGACGAGGCCAAGCGCTATATCGCGGCCTGCGCAAAGGCCGGCGCCGATGTCGTCAAATTCCAGACCCTGACCCGCGAAGGCCTGATCGCGCGCTTCGTGAAAGACGGCGACGGCAAGGTGGTCGAGAACCCGAAATTTGCCGGCTTCGGCAATGCCGGCCTGCCCGATGACTGGCACGCGCCGCTGAAAGCCTGCGCCGAGGACAATGGCGTCGAATTCATGTCGACGCCCTTCTCGCTGGACGCCGTCGCCCTGATGGAGAGCCTCGGCATCAAGCGCTACAAGATCGCCTCGGGCGACCTCACCTTCACCCCGCTGCTGGAGGCACTGGGCGCGACCGGCAAACCGCTCATCCTGTCGACCGGCGCCAGCTATCTGGACGAGGTCGCCACGGCCGTCGGGACGCTGTCCCGCGCCGGGTGCACCGATCTCACCGTGCTGCACTGCGCCGCCAGCTATCCGCCGGCCTGGGACGATCTCAACCTGTCGGCAATCACCACGCTGAGGGCAACGCTGGGCCTGCCGGTCGGCCTGTCGGACCATTCCCCGGGCGCCATGGCACCGATCGCCGCCGCCGCACTGGGCGCGGTCTTGATCGAGAAGCACGTGACCTTCGACCGGACTACGCCCGGCCCGGATCATCCGTTCGCGATGGAGATGGACGAGCTGGCGGCGATGATCGCCGACCTGCGTCATCTCGAGCTGGCGCTCGGCGACGGGATCAAGAAGCCGGCCGCGAGCGAGATCCACCGCCGCCGCAATCTGCGTCGGGGCCGCTATGACGCGACGACGGGGAAGCCGGACGATCAGGGCCGCGACTGGCTCCGCCCGCAGCACGCGCCGGACGAGCGCGCCGAATTCTGA
- a CDS encoding cupin domain-containing protein, which translates to MADGMIRTQNFYAFEWLTGKVADCDPNFPTTLHAWDGDVLELGNVDTAYFGFVQEGEATLVTASGQFRLQAGMYFSANNALTVSGGRGIVMAREFHQAFFMIGGPVEPKGRLKYIDGCTDSLLIAPVKMGDPCLNLLYFPPGIDQTPHTHPSDRIGVVFSGRGECETPEGIIPLEPGVMFRIPYEGNHKFRTFDSEMRVIAYHPDSDFGPQDENHPMINRTIVDGVSASKIDAIRTK; encoded by the coding sequence ATGGCTGACGGGATGATTCGGACCCAGAATTTTTACGCCTTCGAATGGCTGACCGGGAAAGTGGCGGATTGCGATCCGAACTTCCCGACGACGCTGCATGCCTGGGACGGTGACGTGCTCGAACTGGGCAATGTCGACACGGCCTATTTCGGCTTTGTCCAGGAGGGCGAGGCGACGCTGGTCACCGCGTCCGGCCAGTTCAGGCTCCAGGCCGGCATGTATTTCTCGGCCAACAACGCGCTCACCGTATCCGGTGGACGCGGCATCGTGATGGCGCGTGAGTTCCACCAGGCCTTCTTCATGATCGGTGGCCCGGTCGAGCCCAAGGGCCGGCTGAAATATATCGACGGCTGCACCGACAGCCTGCTGATCGCGCCGGTCAAGATGGGCGATCCCTGCCTCAACCTGCTCTATTTCCCGCCGGGCATTGACCAGACCCCGCACACCCACCCGTCCGACCGGATCGGTGTGGTGTTCTCGGGCCGTGGCGAGTGCGAGACGCCGGAAGGCATCATCCCGCTCGAGCCGGGCGTGATGTTCCGCATCCCCTATGAGGGCAATCACAAATTCCGCACCTTCGACAGCGAGATGCGGGTCATTGCCTATCACCCGGACAGTGATTTCGGTCCGCAGGACGAGAACCACCCGATGATCAACCGCACGATCGTCGACGGCGTCTCGGCCTCCAAGATCGACGCCATCCGGACCAAATAG
- a CDS encoding AAA family ATPase: protein MRFEGTDQYVADGELSAAVNAAVALERPLLVKGEPGTGKTELAKQVAQAMGMPLIEWHVKSTTKARQGLYEYDAVARLRDSQLGDDRVHDINNYIRKGKLWEAFAAPERSVLLIDEIDKADIEFPNDLLQELDRMEFHVYETGETIKAANRPVIIITSNNEKELPDAFLRRCFFHFIAFPDEATMRKIVEVHYPGLKGRLLSEALTLFYQIRDVPGVKKKPSTSELLDWLKLLLVEDIDASVLAERDPRKLIPPLHGALLKNEQDVMLFEKLSFMVRRPGGPGDGPRGPGAA, encoded by the coding sequence ATGCGCTTTGAAGGTACAGATCAGTACGTTGCTGATGGAGAACTGAGCGCCGCGGTCAACGCCGCGGTGGCTCTCGAGCGTCCGCTCCTCGTCAAGGGTGAGCCGGGCACGGGGAAGACCGAGCTGGCCAAACAGGTCGCCCAGGCGATGGGCATGCCGCTCATAGAATGGCACGTCAAATCAACGACGAAGGCCCGCCAGGGGCTTTACGAGTATGACGCCGTGGCGCGCCTGCGCGACAGCCAGCTGGGCGATGACCGCGTCCATGACATCAACAACTACATCCGCAAGGGCAAGCTGTGGGAGGCCTTCGCCGCCCCCGAGCGCTCTGTGCTGCTGATCGACGAGATCGACAAGGCCGACATCGAATTCCCCAACGATCTCCTGCAGGAGCTCGACCGGATGGAATTCCATGTCTACGAGACCGGCGAGACCATCAAGGCAGCCAATCGCCCGGTCATCATCATCACCTCGAACAATGAGAAGGAATTGCCGGACGCCTTCCTGCGCCGCTGTTTCTTCCACTTCATTGCCTTCCCCGACGAAGCGACCATGCGCAAGATCGTCGAGGTCCATTATCCCGGCCTGAAGGGTCGCCTCCTGTCGGAAGCGCTGACCCTCTTCTACCAGATCCGCGATGTGCCCGGCGTCAAGAAGAAGCCCTCGACCTCGGAGCTGCTCGACTGGCTCAAACTCCTGCTGGTCGAAGACATCGACGCCTCGGTCCTGGCCGAGCGCGACCCGCGCAAGCTGATCCCGCCCCTGCACGGCGCCCTCCTGAAGAACGAGCAGGACGTGATGCTGTTCGAAAAACTCTCCTTCATGGTGCGTCGGCCGGGTGGCCCCGGTGACGGCCCGCGTGGTCCGGGCGCGGCTTAG
- a CDS encoding CatB-related O-acetyltransferase has translation MPAAPSMAYLKPLIAGHPKISAGDYSYIHSFDDPARFAETQLKYAFDFIEDRLEIGKFCSIAADASFVLNGGNHFADRLSSYPFAIFGCWGEPDPGAWPNKGGITIGHDVWIGWDAVIMPGVSIGHGAIIAAKSVVTRDVAPYEIVGGNPAQPIRKRLPDDDIERLLALAWWDWPAETIRAASDALMKADIAALEQLAP, from the coding sequence ATGCCGGCGGCGCCGTCGATGGCCTATCTCAAACCGCTCATCGCCGGTCATCCCAAGATCAGCGCGGGCGATTACAGCTATATCCATTCCTTCGATGATCCGGCGCGCTTTGCCGAGACCCAGCTGAAATACGCCTTCGACTTCATCGAGGACCGTCTGGAGATCGGCAAATTCTGTTCGATCGCGGCGGACGCCAGTTTCGTGCTCAATGGCGGCAATCATTTTGCCGACCGCCTGTCGAGCTATCCCTTCGCGATCTTCGGCTGCTGGGGCGAGCCCGATCCCGGTGCCTGGCCGAACAAGGGCGGGATCACCATCGGTCATGATGTCTGGATCGGCTGGGACGCGGTGATCATGCCCGGAGTCAGCATCGGCCATGGCGCCATCATCGCCGCCAAGTCGGTGGTTACCCGCGACGTCGCGCCCTATGAGATCGTCGGCGGCAACCCGGCACAGCCGATCCGCAAGCGCTTGCCGGATGATGACATCGAACGCCTGCTGGCACTGGCCTGGTGGGACTGGCCGGCCGAGACGATCCGCGCTGCCTCGGATGCGCTGATGAAGGCGGACATCGCGGCGCTCGAGCAGCTGGCGCCATAA